The Vespula vulgaris chromosome 2, iyVesVulg1.1, whole genome shotgun sequence genome has a segment encoding these proteins:
- the LOC127072843 gene encoding uncharacterized protein LOC127072843 gives MSDVEHKIKEHFKVLVPKLMSYLRDDYYKYEYELERPNDSIFFSGTFYMRIKFWINDNNDVKDKNKTNKNKEKTIIMRLVAKTPITTEAVQQLMRANDQFYNEIIFYRNYATEGDNIPKCYYTNENDLFGATLVLEDITTKGYKIHPKKVDIPLDDILPVMKEIARFHAKGYVMKEKHPEKFVGFIETIKECRYDANDNDPNSHYVYLLNHVTCRPINYLRKINYDNNFCDKLEECLKNAYRKILLKTIEPVEPLAVLCHGDLTINNMLFKKDEKDTRVMLIDFALIRYGSPAIDLSTFLCLSCSNQVKCENLPIVLRTYHDELTRCLKENGLTNLEKYSFEAFWNDYVEHALFGYTVCSYFLHTLMNEDLPPLPDILDKKMEDLANIVIESGGDKITIALANILIDLKELGCFNKILS, from the coding sequence ATGTCCGACGTAGAACATAAAATCAAAGAACATTTCAAGGTCCTCGTACCTAAATTGATGAGTTATCTGCGCGATGATTATTACAAATACGAGTACGAGTTGGAACGACCAAAcgattctatatttttctccggTACATTTTATATGAGGATAAAATTTTggattaatgataataacgatgtcaaagataagaataaaacgaataagaataagGAGAAAACAATAATCATGCGATTAGTCGCAAAGACCCCAATAACGACCGAGGCAGTGCAACAGTTAATGAGAGCGAACGATCAATTTtacaacgaaattattttctatcgtaatTATGCAACGGAGGGCGATAATATTCCAAAATGTTATTACACCAACGAGAATGATCTCTTCGGAGCGACCTTGGTTTTAGAAGATATAACTACTAAAGGTTATAAGATACATCCGAAAAAGGTCGATATACCGTTAGACGATATTCTTCCTGTTATGAAAGAAATCGCTAGATTTCACGCAAAGGGATACGTCATGAAAGAGAAACATCCCGAAAAATTTGTTGGATTTATCGAAACAATCAAGGAATGCCGATACGACGCTAACGATAACGATCCGAACAGtcattatgtttatttattaaatcacgTTACCTGTAGGCCCATAAATTATTtgcgaaaaattaattacgacAATAATTTTTGCGATAAACTCGAGGAATGTTTGAAAAACGcttatcgtaaaatattattgaaaactaTCGAACCAGTCGAACCATTGGCGGTATTATGTCACGGTGATcttacgattaataatatgttatttaaaaaagatgagaaagacaCGCGAGTGATGCTGATCGATTTCGCTTTAATCCGATATGGATCGCCTgcgatcgatctttcgacgtttctttgtctctcttgtTCGAATCAAGTCAAATGCGAGAACTTACCAATAGTATTGAGGACCTATCACGATGAATTAACGAGATGTCTAAAGGAGAACGGTCTTACGAATTTAGAGAAATATTCATTCGAAGCATTTTGGAACGATTACGTCGAACACGCATTATTTGGTTACACCGTATGCTCTTACTTTTTACATACGCTTATGAACGAAGATCTTCCGCCATTACCCGACATCTTGGATAAGAAGATGGAAGACTTAGCGAACATAGTCATCGAATCTGGCGGTGATAAAATCACGATAGCTTTGGCAaacattttaatcgatttgaaGGAACTCGGATGtttcaacaaaattttgtCATAA